A portion of the Daphnia magna isolate NIES linkage group LG4, ASM2063170v1.1, whole genome shotgun sequence genome contains these proteins:
- the LOC123471029 gene encoding nucleoside diphosphate kinase 6-like: MKNILKLTLAIIKPDVVKVPFTLQQIHSKILTAGFYIVQSRTVNLSCQQVENFYTEHTGRFFHKRLVTFMKSGPIHAHILAHPEAIQLWREIMGPTKSFVTQYEAPDTIRGSFGLTDTRNCTHGSDSETSAMREIKFFFPQFNYEEWLEKQESILRK, translated from the exons ATGAAAAATATTCTTAAGCTAACCTTAGCTATTATAAAACCAGATGTAGTGAAAGTTCCTTTTACCCTACAG CAAATCCACAGTAAGATATTAACGGCTGGTTTCTACATAGTTCAAAGCCGTACTGTAAACCTTTCTTGTCAGCAAGTTGAGAATTTTTATACAGAACATACTGGAAGGTTTTTCCATAAACGGCTTGTAACATTCATGAAAAG TGGACCTATTCATGCACATATCCTAGCTCATCCTGAAGCCATTCAATTGTGGCGTGAGATTATGGGACCAACAAAATCTTTTGTAACACAATATGAAGCCCCTGACACCATTAGAGGATCATTCGGCCTTACTGATACGAGAAATTGTACTCACGGCTCCG ATTCTGAAACATCAGCCATGAGAGAgatcaagtttttctttcctcaatTCAACTATGAGGAATGGTTGGAGAAACAGGAGTCCATTTTAAGAAAATGA
- the LOC116922261 gene encoding enkurin domain-containing protein 1, with protein MDTLHNAPIPKFSVAIKERHSRIKRVLAEIRREKPLGKSPLFKMSLTFPSFVWSPIIDSVYSFGTEQNLDNTKATVTASKKPLLRSYSTSSLKSTKSPEVPLIKNCSTQAVIPLKTGRKDVIRLNMLTRVANSSIKMKTQVASSQQSELATQRSHKLGAIPKYLTSRKAEWAHLEEEKLKNMPDPDCPIGHVIMPESERLETLNKLLKSQLELNEEFNCLPLSKDSLRIRQKKEDLEKQLIKVEEGIRVLSKPKVFVRLDS; from the exons atgGATACGTTACATAATGCTCCAATTCCAAAATTTTCTGTGgcgataaaagaaagacattcaaGGATAAAGCGGGTTTTAGCCGAGATTAGGAGAGAAAAACCCTTAGGAAAGAGCCCCTTATTTAAAATGTCACTTACGTTTCCCTCTTTTGTCTGGTCCCCAATTATTGATTCTGTGTATTCTTTTGGTACTGAACAAAACTTGGATAACACAAAAGCTACAGTTACTGCATCTAAAAAGCCCTTGCTTAGATCTTACAGTACCAGCTCTTTGAAATCCACTAAAAGTCCTGAAGTTCCTTTGATAAAAAATTGCTCAACTCAGGCAGTGATACCCTTAAAA ACTGGACGAAAAGATGTAATTAGGTTAAATATGTTGACAAGAGTTGCAAACTCttcaatcaaaatgaaaactcaAGTTGCAAGTTCTCAACAAAGTGAGTTAGCAACCCAAAGAAGTCATAAATTAGGAGCTATTCCAAA ATACCTTACAAGTCGAAAGGCAGAATGGGCTCAtctggaagaagaaaaattgaaaaacatgCCTGATCCTGATTGTCCAATTGGGCATGTAATTATGCCTGAGTCCGAAAGACTTGAAACTTTAAATAAACTCCTAAAAA GTCAATTGGAACTAAATGAAGAGTTTAACTGCCTTCCTTTGAGCAAGGATAGTTTGAGAATTcggcaaaagaaagaagatcttGAAAAGCAACTCATTAAAGTTGAAGAAGGAATCCGAGTTCTTTCTAAGCCAAAAGTATTTGTCAGACTTGATAGCTAA